One Candidatus Methylomirabilota bacterium genomic region harbors:
- a CDS encoding tripartite tricarboxylate transporter permease, which yields MGLENLLLGFQVAITPTNLFIAVVGITLGTIIGVLPGLGGANGVAILLPLTFTMPPTSAIILLTSLYWGALFGGAITSVLFNIPGEPWSVATTFDGYPLARQGHSGQALTAAFTSSFVGAFFSIVLITFFAPILAEIALKFGPPEFFAIQFLTFSSFVGLGGGNPLKSLASILIGFILASVGLDIVTGQLRLTFGFTDLMKGFDFIVAVIGLFGIGEILLSVEEGLKFQGARTAMNLRVVLDTWKILPRYYRTFIRGSVIGFWMGFKPGGATPASFMSYAFAKRFSKNPERFGKGEIEGIVAPETAAHAAGVAAMLPMITLGIPGSPTAAVMLGGLIIWGLQPGPMLFVDNPEFVWGLIASMYTGNVIGVLMVLAFVPFFAAILRIPFAILTPLIVIVCAIGSYAVHNSMIDIWYMLIFGVVGYVFKKLDYPLAPLVLALVLGDLAENALRQSLIMSQGSLTIFLTRPIAGAITAVAIFFFLLPAITPWWRRLRGLPAAAPAPRET from the coding sequence GTGGGTCTGGAGAACCTTCTCCTCGGCTTCCAAGTCGCCATCACGCCGACCAACCTCTTCATCGCCGTCGTCGGGATCACCCTCGGCACCATCATTGGGGTCCTCCCGGGACTGGGCGGCGCCAACGGCGTCGCCATTCTGCTGCCCCTGACCTTTACGATGCCGCCCACCTCCGCGATCATTCTGCTGACCTCGCTCTACTGGGGCGCCCTCTTCGGCGGTGCCATCACCTCGGTGCTCTTCAACATTCCCGGCGAGCCGTGGTCGGTGGCCACCACGTTTGACGGCTACCCCCTGGCCCGGCAGGGCCACAGCGGGCAGGCCCTGACGGCTGCCTTCACCTCGTCGTTCGTGGGGGCCTTCTTCTCGATCGTGCTGATCACGTTCTTCGCCCCCATCCTGGCCGAGATCGCCCTCAAGTTCGGTCCGCCGGAGTTCTTCGCCATCCAGTTCCTCACGTTCTCGAGCTTCGTGGGCCTGGGAGGTGGTAACCCGCTGAAGTCGCTGGCCTCGATTCTCATCGGGTTCATCCTGGCCTCGGTCGGCCTGGACATCGTGACCGGTCAGCTGCGGCTGACCTTCGGCTTCACCGACCTCATGAAAGGGTTCGACTTCATCGTGGCCGTCATCGGCCTGTTCGGGATCGGCGAGATCCTCCTCTCAGTGGAGGAAGGGCTGAAGTTCCAGGGTGCCAGAACGGCCATGAACCTCCGGGTGGTGCTCGACACCTGGAAGATCCTACCGCGCTATTACCGGACGTTCATCCGCGGCTCGGTCATCGGCTTCTGGATGGGGTTCAAGCCCGGCGGGGCCACCCCCGCCTCGTTCATGAGCTACGCGTTCGCCAAGCGCTTCTCCAAGAACCCCGAGCGGTTCGGCAAGGGCGAGATCGAGGGCATCGTGGCCCCGGAGACCGCCGCCCACGCCGCCGGCGTGGCGGCCATGCTGCCGATGATCACGCTCGGCATCCCGGGCTCGCCGACGGCGGCGGTGATGCTGGGCGGACTCATCATCTGGGGGCTGCAGCCGGGCCCGATGTTGTTCGTCGACAATCCGGAGTTCGTGTGGGGCCTGATCGCCAGCATGTACACCGGCAACGTGATCGGCGTGCTCATGGTGCTGGCGTTCGTGCCCTTCTTTGCCGCGATCCTCAGGATCCCCTTCGCGATCCTGACCCCGCTGATCGTCATCGTCTGCGCGATCGGGTCCTACGCGGTCCACAACAGTATGATCGACATCTGGTACATGCTGATCTTCGGCGTGGTGGGCTACGTCTTCAAGAAGCTGGACTACCCCCTGGCCCCGCTGGTGCTGGCCCTCGTCCTCGGCGACCTCGCCGAAAACGCGCTGCGCCAGAGCCTCATCATGTCGCAGGGCTCGCTGACCATCTTCCTGACCCGGCCGATCGCGGGCGCGATCACGGCCGTGGCGATCTTCTTCTTCCTCCTGCCGGCCATCACGCCCTGGTGGCGGCGCCTGCGGGGGCTCCCCGCCGCCGCCCCGGCGCCGCGCGAGACCTGA
- a CDS encoding tripartite tricarboxylate transporter TctB family protein: protein MRLADLVVAAVLALLGGVVLYDAARLGVGWGLEGPQSGFFPFWLAVTLIGVSLGVFLQALVRGPAKAFVTRERLRPVLKVLLPVAGFIVLTDPPGPLTGLGLYVAAAFYLGFYMRWVGRHDWRAVVALSIVVPVITFFIFEKWFLVPMPKGPVEDWFGY from the coding sequence ATGCGGCTTGCCGACTTGGTCGTCGCGGCCGTCCTGGCCCTGCTGGGCGGCGTCGTGCTCTACGACGCCGCCCGGCTGGGCGTCGGGTGGGGACTCGAGGGTCCGCAGAGCGGGTTCTTCCCGTTCTGGCTGGCGGTGACCCTGATCGGCGTCTCGCTGGGGGTCTTCCTCCAGGCGCTGGTACGGGGCCCGGCCAAGGCGTTCGTCACCCGCGAGCGGCTCCGCCCGGTGCTCAAGGTGCTGCTGCCGGTGGCCGGCTTCATCGTGCTCACCGATCCGCCCGGCCCGCTCACCGGGCTCGGGCTGTACGTGGCGGCGGCGTTCTATCTGGGCTTCTACATGCGGTGGGTGGGACGCCACGACTGGCGGGCGGTCGTGGCGCTCTCCATCGTCGTCCCCGTCATCACCTTCTTCATCTTCGAGAAATGGTTTCTGGTCCCGATGCCTAAGGGACCGGTCGAGGACTGGTTCGGGTACTGA
- a CDS encoding tripartite tricarboxylate transporter substrate binding protein — protein sequence MTHSARIPLNWLPLLVLLVAAPPAEAWEPTKPIEFVIPAGTGGGADQMARLIAGLAEKHKLSPRPLIVVNKSGGAGAEGFVHVKEKKGDAHTIIITLSNLFTTPLATGTPFSWRDYTPIARLALDRFILWVNAETPYKSAKEYVAAVKQSPGMKMGGTGSKQEDQIITVQVEQALGLKFTYVPFKGGGEVCVNLVGKHVDSTVNNPIECVSHWRAGRVRPLAVFDPERIPDPDWKDIPTVKEALGLDIQYNMLRGIFGPPDMPKDAVQWYVGFLKKVYDTKDFQDYLHKGALKGAFATGAEYVKWVEGAEQLHKELMEKGGLIKK from the coding sequence ATGACACACAGCGCCCGCATCCCGCTGAATTGGCTCCCCCTCCTCGTGCTGCTCGTGGCCGCGCCGCCGGCCGAGGCCTGGGAGCCGACCAAGCCCATCGAGTTCGTCATCCCCGCCGGGACCGGCGGCGGCGCCGACCAGATGGCCCGGCTCATCGCCGGTTTGGCCGAGAAGCACAAGCTCTCGCCGCGGCCGCTCATCGTCGTCAACAAGTCGGGAGGAGCAGGCGCCGAGGGTTTCGTGCACGTGAAGGAGAAGAAGGGCGACGCCCACACCATCATCATCACGCTGTCGAACCTGTTCACGACACCCCTGGCCACCGGGACGCCCTTCAGCTGGCGCGACTACACGCCGATCGCCCGTCTGGCGCTCGACCGGTTCATCCTATGGGTCAATGCCGAGACGCCCTACAAGAGCGCCAAGGAGTACGTCGCGGCGGTGAAGCAGAGCCCGGGCATGAAGATGGGCGGCACCGGCTCCAAGCAGGAGGACCAGATCATCACGGTCCAGGTCGAGCAGGCGCTGGGGCTGAAGTTCACCTACGTGCCGTTCAAGGGGGGCGGTGAGGTGTGCGTCAACCTGGTTGGCAAGCACGTGGACTCGACCGTCAACAACCCCATCGAGTGCGTGAGCCACTGGAGGGCCGGGCGGGTCCGGCCGCTGGCCGTCTTCGACCCCGAGCGCATTCCCGATCCCGACTGGAAGGACATCCCGACGGTGAAGGAGGCCCTGGGGCTCGACATCCAGTACAACATGCTGCGCGGCATCTTCGGCCCGCCGGACATGCCCAAGGACGCCGTCCAGTGGTACGTCGGCTTCCTGAAGAAGGTGTACGACACCAAGGACTTCCAGGACTACCTGCACAAGGGCGCGCTCAAGGGCGCGTTCGCCACCGGCGCCGAGTACGTCAAGTGGGTCGAGGGCGCCGAGCAGCTCCACAAGGAGCTGATGGAGAAGGGCGGGCTAATCAAGAAGTAG